AAAAGCCCCCGCGAAATGTTCAATCAGAAAGCCGATAAAGCGCTCGTGTGTGCCGAGTGGTGACCGGTGAATACACACGGGGCGTTTCAGCGTGCCGTCTTTGTCGACGTATTTCAGATCAAATTTCATCGGCATGAAGAGGTCGAGCTGGCAGGTAGAAGAAGTGAACTCGCGCCCGATGGAACTCTTAATCTGAAAATCCATCTTGGGGCCATAAAAGGCCGCACCGTCGTTTTCGACGATGTACTGCACACCCGACTCTTCCATCGCCTGCCGCGTCAGCGCCTCAGCTTTATCCCACATTTCGTTTTCGCCGTGGTATTTTTTGTTATTGGGATTTCGCAGCGACAGCACCATGTGGTAGTCGGTGATATTGAGCGCCTGGTAATAATACTCGTGTAACTTAATGACGGCTTTGAATTCTTCGACTGCCTGCTCTTCGGTACAATAGATATGCGCATCGTTCATCTGCATTGCGCGCACACGCATTAGGCCCATGAGTGCGCCCGAATCTTCGTAGCGGTGGCAGGTACCATATTCCGCGAGGCGCAGCGGCAGCTCGCGATAGCTGCGCGGGCGGTGGCCGAAGATCGTGTGGTGAAACGGACAGTTCATCGGCTTGATGTAATAGTTCTCGTTATCCATCTGCATCGGCGGAAACATGCTATCCATATAGTGCGGCAGGTGCTCGCTGGTAAAAAAGAGATTTTCTTTCGTCAGCACCGGGGTCGTGACGCGCTGGTAGCCGTTCTTCGCCTCGGTCTCTTTCGCCCAGTTTTCGAGCTCGTCTTTAATGATGTTACCGCGCGGCAGCCAGAGAATGAGCCCCGGACCGATATCTTCGCTGGTGGTGTAGAGTTCGAGTTCGGTACCGAGCTTACGGTGGTCACGCTTCTTCGCTTCTTCGACCCGTTTGAAATGTTCTGCCAAAAGTTTCTTATCGGGAAAACTCACCGCGTAAATGCGCTGCAGCATCTGGTTCTCGGCATTGCCGCCAAGGTATGCGCCTGCAACCGTCGTGAGTTTAAACACACCGAGCTTACCCGTGGCGGGCACATGCGGCCCACGGCAGAGGTCGGCAAATTCGCCCTGCTCGTAGATGCTGATCTCTTTGTCGGCAGGCAGCTTTTCGATAATACCGACTTTGAGATGCTCGCCCATGGCGCGAAATTTTTCGACCGCAGCCGATCGTTCCATTACAGAACGCACAACCTTATGGTTCTCGCGCGTGACTTTTTGTATTTCTGCCTCGATCTTTTCAAAATCGGCTTCGGTGATCTTGTCTTCGAGTAAGACATCGTAAAAGAAGAAACCCGGCCCATTCTTCACCACCGGCCCGTCTTCGAGCTGAATATGCGGATAAATACGTTTCAGCGCCTGTGCCAGAGTGTGCGCGCTCGAATGCCAGAAGATTTCTTTGCCGGCTTCGTCGTCAAACGTCAGCGGACGAGCAGAGATTTGCCCGCTGGTTGCTACCACCGCCAGTGGCCTGCTCAGGTCATAGCTGACCTTGTCGACTTCAATGCCCAGAGCGGTCTTGCGGTAAGTGGGTGCGAGCTGCTCGACAACTTCGGCAAAAGTCGT
The sequence above is a segment of the Turneriella parva DSM 21527 genome. Coding sequences within it:
- the thrS gene encoding threonine--tRNA ligase, giving the protein MLRQDSAQVAMVKVQIGDQSGDFTSETTFAEVVEQLAPTYRKTALGIEVDKVSYDLSRPLAVVATSGQISARPLTFDDEAGKEIFWHSSAHTLAQALKRIYPHIQLEDGPVVKNGPGFFFYDVLLEDKITEADFEKIEAEIQKVTRENHKVVRSVMERSAAVEKFRAMGEHLKVGIIEKLPADKEISIYEQGEFADLCRGPHVPATGKLGVFKLTTVAGAYLGGNAENQMLQRIYAVSFPDKKLLAEHFKRVEEAKKRDHRKLGTELELYTTSEDIGPGLILWLPRGNIIKDELENWAKETEAKNGYQRVTTPVLTKENLFFTSEHLPHYMDSMFPPMQMDNENYYIKPMNCPFHHTIFGHRPRSYRELPLRLAEYGTCHRYEDSGALMGLMRVRAMQMNDAHIYCTEEQAVEEFKAVIKLHEYYYQALNITDYHMVLSLRNPNNKKYHGENEMWDKAEALTRQAMEESGVQYIVENDGAAFYGPKMDFQIKSSIGREFTSSTCQLDLFMPMKFDLKYVDKDGTLKRPVCIHRSPLGTHERFIGFLIEHFAGAFPTWLAPEQVRILPVNAAHMEYGTKLAASLREAGIRVHIEEPEESLGKRIRSAEKLKVPYMLVIGDKEVAAGNINARNYFSGEQREYSQAEFLETLTSEIRAKKITEIVKTQETKTA